One stretch of Chryseobacterium indologenes DNA includes these proteins:
- a CDS encoding non-ribosomal peptide synthetase, translating to MIKYIHELSKEGIHLSYIDNKLKIFSKETVSAEIVEEIKSKKQEIIDYFLSNVVNVKKDYLDIKPIAPQSDYTVSEGQKMIWMIAQNTAKNIAHNMAFSFEFAGNIHHLEKALLSVIDRHESLRTVFLVNEEDQLRQKVKPLQDLQFNIHHIDARQQEDAYRFIKESIISETTQPFDLEHGPLLKIIVFQTHEKYICHYIIHHIICDGWSFGILKKEIDLYYRYHNEGIIPELPELKIQYKDYAEWEHSSLDSKEAGKYWNNRISEPVPSIVFPFQKTGNLSGSQVSQKLEVWIPEEKIQPLKSFCKLNETGLFTGLLTAWNILIHKYTALETIVLGTPCAMRDNIDLMHQVGYYINLLPLKNSIDSDETVKNLFSRIKDSTRDDFDRKFYPFNKIVEGLEIGKSSEHPLFNILITLHNIGEGHIEEHDTLPYEITLRDEINPPKYNMDIEYQELNEGLIFSINYNSELYLQKHVKALMEHYLELINHIFNEPELHIGEISLLTIEESNQILEEFNATKAYFPKDKTVIDLFEEQVQLTPDTISVRDFRKSLTYKELKEKTDQVASFLIADLGLGNESVGVVSNRSVDLIVLLLGIMKAGKSYIPIDPVYPEERINYIIRQSEVSLIVTEDCFKDDLIKNNDYSGVKFITKEELFSQDVAWDLSLNNTPAPEDTAYIIYTSGSTGVPKGVEIGHYSLTNFLTSMQNTPGINTEDVLYSVGSYSFDISILEFFTPLIAGASLFISGKETLSNVEALKKELDLISPSIIQATPSFYQLLFNAGWKGNANIKVLCGGDYLPQSIAEKLIACSKEAWQMYGPTETTVWSTVKKLEKPSDASNIGKPINNTQIYILDTNYTIVPLHVPGRIFIAGDGLAKGYYKNEELTHGKFVDNPFSENTKMYETGDVGKWNEKGEIEFLGRNDSQVKIRGFRIELGEIETKLLENKEKIKYAIVEAREVHEEKALVAYCVVPDGHTLDKTELRKYLQERLPQYMIPDFFVQMKNIPLTPNGKVDRKALPAVTENDMIVREYFPPRNKIEQKLVEIWQDVLGVKKVGITDNFFELGGHSIKSVALVSQLRKNGLDISYQDVLSAKDIQSLASYITHTELEADDVNENPIPEKQLDFALFFNYSYKKTVKNNLIVIHDGTGEIAGYHELLNKITDHYNIWCFSLHKENLAPVDVTPENMAMIYADQIKEAFDTNENVTIIGWSYGGYISYLIAEYFEKQNNAFKKLVMIDTYSYTDEEDESIAEKAFFTLDHQFSLEKEKQLVQTLIPSFPISGFSEISTIGTFWQEVQKKIENQYFDYHIPEFVQPALQNRNNGDSLYDYLALINKLRTIFLHLPQGKTKIIDTTEVCYIKAKESSVKHLNYWKENTNGHVIVKEIEGTHGSIMNISNVQEIILFLENIV from the coding sequence ATGATAAAATATATCCATGAACTTTCAAAGGAAGGTATACATTTAAGTTATATAGACAATAAGTTGAAAATTTTTTCAAAAGAAACGGTTTCTGCTGAAATTGTTGAAGAAATAAAATCAAAAAAACAGGAAATTATTGATTATTTTCTGTCAAATGTAGTCAATGTAAAAAAAGATTATCTGGATATTAAACCCATCGCTCCGCAATCAGACTATACTGTTTCGGAAGGACAGAAAATGATTTGGATGATCGCCCAGAATACGGCCAAAAATATTGCCCATAATATGGCTTTCTCTTTTGAATTTGCAGGAAATATTCATCATCTGGAAAAAGCGTTGCTTTCTGTTATAGACAGACATGAAAGTTTAAGGACCGTTTTTTTGGTAAATGAAGAAGATCAGCTTAGACAAAAAGTAAAGCCTTTACAGGATTTACAATTTAATATACATCATATTGATGCCAGACAACAGGAGGATGCATACCGCTTCATTAAAGAATCCATCATCAGTGAAACAACCCAGCCTTTTGATCTGGAACATGGGCCATTACTGAAAATAATTGTTTTTCAGACTCATGAGAAGTATATCTGTCATTACATCATTCATCATATTATTTGTGATGGATGGTCTTTTGGTATTCTCAAAAAGGAAATAGACCTTTATTACCGTTATCATAACGAAGGAATTATTCCCGAACTTCCCGAATTAAAAATACAATATAAAGACTATGCAGAATGGGAGCACTCTTCATTAGATAGCAAAGAAGCAGGTAAATATTGGAATAATAGAATTTCAGAGCCGGTGCCTTCCATTGTGTTTCCTTTTCAGAAAACAGGGAATCTTTCCGGATCTCAAGTCAGCCAAAAATTAGAGGTTTGGATTCCTGAAGAAAAAATTCAACCCCTCAAATCTTTTTGTAAGCTGAACGAAACAGGTTTGTTTACAGGTCTACTGACGGCTTGGAATATTTTGATCCATAAATATACGGCTCTTGAAACCATTGTGCTGGGTACACCCTGTGCCATGAGAGATAATATTGATCTCATGCATCAGGTTGGATACTATATCAATCTGTTGCCGCTCAAAAATAGCATAGATTCTGATGAAACTGTAAAAAATCTTTTTAGCAGAATTAAAGATTCTACAAGAGACGATTTTGACCGGAAATTTTATCCCTTCAATAAGATTGTTGAAGGTTTAGAGATAGGAAAATCTTCCGAACATCCATTATTTAATATATTAATCACATTACATAATATAGGAGAGGGGCATATTGAAGAACATGATACTCTTCCTTATGAAATAACCCTTCGTGATGAAATTAATCCTCCTAAATACAATATGGATATTGAATATCAGGAATTGAATGAAGGCCTTATTTTCAGTATTAATTATAACTCGGAGCTGTATCTTCAGAAGCATGTAAAAGCTTTAATGGAGCATTATCTGGAGCTTATAAATCACATTTTTAATGAGCCGGAACTACACATAGGAGAGATTAGTCTGCTCACAATTGAAGAATCTAATCAGATTCTGGAAGAATTTAATGCAACCAAAGCTTATTTTCCCAAGGATAAAACGGTCATCGATTTATTTGAAGAACAGGTACAGCTGACACCTGATACAATCTCAGTGAGAGATTTCCGGAAAAGCTTAACCTATAAAGAATTAAAAGAAAAGACAGACCAGGTTGCTTCCTTTTTGATTGCTGATTTAGGATTAGGAAATGAATCCGTAGGAGTAGTGTCAAACCGTTCCGTAGACCTTATTGTACTACTCTTAGGCATTATGAAAGCAGGAAAAAGTTATATTCCTATTGATCCCGTTTATCCTGAAGAACGTATAAATTATATCATCAGACAAAGTGAAGTATCATTAATAGTTACAGAAGATTGTTTTAAAGATGACCTGATAAAGAATAATGATTATTCAGGAGTGAAATTTATTACTAAAGAAGAATTATTTTCTCAGGATGTAGCTTGGGATCTAAGTCTGAACAATACTCCGGCTCCCGAAGATACAGCCTATATCATATATACTTCCGGGTCTACAGGAGTTCCTAAAGGAGTGGAAATAGGACATTATTCTTTAACCAATTTTCTGACGAGTATGCAAAATACACCGGGAATTAATACGGAAGATGTTTTATATTCTGTTGGAAGCTATTCTTTTGATATTTCTATTCTGGAATTCTTTACTCCGCTTATCGCAGGAGCGAGTCTCTTCATCTCAGGAAAGGAGACTCTTAGCAATGTTGAAGCACTGAAAAAAGAACTGGATTTGATCAGTCCTTCTATTATTCAGGCTACTCCAAGCTTTTATCAATTATTGTTCAATGCAGGCTGGAAAGGAAATGCAAATATAAAGGTACTTTGTGGAGGGGATTATCTGCCTCAGTCTATTGCTGAAAAGTTAATTGCCTGCAGCAAAGAAGCATGGCAAATGTATGGTCCTACAGAAACAACGGTTTGGTCTACTGTAAAAAAGCTGGAGAAACCATCAGATGCATCTAATATTGGGAAGCCTATTAACAATACTCAGATTTATATTCTGGATACCAATTATACTATAGTTCCGCTCCACGTTCCTGGCAGAATATTTATTGCAGGAGACGGACTTGCCAAAGGGTATTATAAAAATGAAGAGCTTACCCACGGTAAATTTGTAGATAATCCTTTTTCTGAAAATACTAAAATGTATGAAACAGGAGATGTAGGAAAATGGAATGAAAAAGGAGAAATAGAGTTTTTGGGAAGGAATGATTCACAGGTGAAAATTAGAGGATTCAGAATAGAATTGGGAGAGATTGAAACCAAACTGCTAGAAAATAAGGAAAAAATAAAATATGCTATTGTAGAAGCCAGAGAAGTTCACGAAGAGAAAGCACTTGTGGCATATTGTGTGGTACCTGATGGACATACCTTAGATAAAACAGAATTAAGAAAATATCTTCAGGAAAGACTTCCTCAATATATGATTCCGGATTTCTTTGTACAAATGAAAAATATTCCCTTAACCCCTAATGGTAAAGTAGACCGCAAAGCCTTACCTGCAGTGACTGAAAATGACATGATTGTGAGAGAATATTTCCCACCTAGAAATAAAATAGAACAGAAGCTTGTAGAAATCTGGCAGGATGTTTTGGGGGTGAAAAAAGTAGGAATCACAGATAACTTTTTTGAGTTAGGGGGACACAGTATAAAATCTGTCGCGTTAGTTTCTCAACTCAGAAAAAATGGACTGGATATTAGCTATCAGGATGTTTTAAGTGCAAAAGATATTCAAAGTCTGGCATCTTATATTACCCATACAGAATTGGAGGCTGATGATGTAAATGAAAATCCTATCCCTGAAAAACAACTGGATTTTGCATTGTTTTTTAATTACAGCTATAAGAAAACCGTAAAAAATAATTTAATTGTAATACATGACGGAACAGGAGAAATAGCTGGATATCATGAGCTTTTAAATAAAATCACAGATCATTACAATATATGGTGTTTTTCTTTACATAAAGAAAACCTTGCCCCGGTGGATGTAACCCCTGAGAATATGGCCATGATATATGCTGATCAGATAAAAGAAGCTTTTGATACCAATGAAAATGTCACTATTATAGGATGGAGTTATGGCGGTTATATTTCTTACCTGATTGCAGAATATTTTGAAAAACAGAATAATGCATTTAAGAAGCTCGTGATGATAGACACGTATAGCTATACAGATGAAGAAGATGAATCAATTGCTGAAAAGGCATTTTTTACCTTAGATCATCAGTTTTCGCTGGAAAAAGAAAAACAGCTGGTACAGACCCTTATTCCTTCTTTTCCCATCAGTGGTTTTTCAGAGATAAGCACTATTGGTACTTTTTGGCAGGAAGTACAAAAGAAAATTGAAAATCAATACTTTGATTATCATATTCCTGAGTTTGTACAGCCGGCTCTCCAAAATAGAAATAACGGTGACAGCCTTTATGATTATTTAGCTTTAATCAATAAGCTGAGAACAATATTTTTACACTTACCTCAGGGAAAAACTAAAATTATTGATACCACAGAGGTCTGCTATATAAAAGCTAAAGAATCATCTGTGAAACATCTGAATTACTGGAAAGAAAATACAAATGGACATGTTATAGTAAAGGAAATTGAAGGAACTCACGGAAGTATAATGAATATATCAAATGTTCAGGAAATAATCCTATTTTTAGAGAACATAGTATGA
- a CDS encoding CocE/NonD family hydrolase, with protein sequence MIKKVVGLFAIFVGYSGLQGQNFTKDDYTKTETYIKTRDGVALYTAIYQPKDNAGKYPIMMTRTPYGAAPYGKDMPDELMYNDLLVKSGYIFVVQDIRGRSMSDGEDMINLKPVYSQKDPSKTDEVTDTYDTFQWLLKNVKNNNGKIGIYGNSYRGWTSLMGALTKHPALKVAIVGSPSIDTYFEDFSRYGLFSLAYAPIMDWFGTPKKGRKEGPWWDRNLGYYSEYKAYNKKLDKDNYDFFLKKGALSNYNDFFSKNNYFWEYLRDHPNYDQQRQERNTLQYIKDVNCPVLVVGGWNDEQNLYGLVNSYKTISKNNKKETKFIAGPWSHGDYQSPDDLYYVGNIYYGKNFHQNYTQKEFEFVEHYLKNKEGGDLPNISTFDLGKKEWSFYKEYPQTQKGELYLMPEEKLSFTSTAAPKAASYEYVSDPAKPVPYIEDDNFNLFVAKSSMTDDQRFASKRPDVLSFSTDELTEDITMMGSLDALLKFSTNHTDADLIVKLIDVYPMDRWPEETDKPNVKMNGYQGLVRTGYIRGKFRESFTSPKPFVPNAITDVNVPLLDVHYTFKKGHKIMIQIQSSLFPLFDRNPQVYMDNIFKAEDKDFVQSNHKIYSGSRITFNKLEQ encoded by the coding sequence ATGATTAAAAAAGTAGTGGGGCTTTTCGCCATTTTTGTAGGGTATTCAGGCCTTCAGGGACAGAATTTCACAAAAGATGATTACACCAAAACGGAAACTTATATTAAGACCAGAGATGGTGTAGCTTTATACACTGCCATATATCAGCCTAAAGATAATGCAGGTAAATATCCCATCATGATGACTAGAACTCCCTATGGAGCAGCTCCGTATGGAAAAGATATGCCTGATGAATTAATGTACAATGATTTACTGGTGAAATCAGGATATATATTCGTTGTTCAGGATATACGAGGCCGTTCCATGAGTGACGGTGAGGATATGATTAACCTTAAGCCTGTATATAGTCAAAAAGACCCCAGCAAAACAGATGAGGTGACAGATACTTATGATACCTTTCAATGGCTCCTGAAAAATGTAAAAAATAATAACGGGAAAATTGGGATCTATGGAAACTCCTACAGAGGATGGACATCTCTGATGGGAGCCCTTACCAAGCATCCGGCTCTGAAAGTTGCGATTGTAGGATCGCCAAGTATAGATACTTACTTTGAAGATTTCTCTCGTTACGGTCTTTTCAGTCTTGCTTATGCCCCAATCATGGACTGGTTTGGAACCCCAAAAAAAGGAAGAAAAGAAGGACCATGGTGGGACAGGAACCTGGGATATTATTCCGAATATAAAGCTTACAACAAAAAATTAGATAAGGATAATTATGATTTTTTCCTGAAAAAAGGAGCCCTGTCAAATTACAATGATTTCTTTTCAAAAAATAATTACTTCTGGGAATACCTGCGTGATCATCCTAATTATGACCAGCAGCGTCAGGAAAGAAATACATTACAATATATAAAAGATGTTAATTGCCCTGTATTGGTCGTAGGAGGCTGGAATGATGAACAAAATCTTTACGGATTAGTTAACTCATACAAGACCATTTCAAAAAATAATAAGAAAGAAACAAAATTTATAGCAGGTCCCTGGAGCCATGGAGACTATCAGAGTCCAGATGATTTATATTATGTAGGGAATATATATTACGGTAAAAATTTTCATCAGAACTATACCCAAAAGGAATTTGAATTTGTAGAACACTATTTGAAAAATAAAGAAGGAGGAGACCTTCCTAATATTTCAACCTTTGATTTAGGAAAGAAAGAATGGAGCTTTTATAAAGAATATCCTCAAACCCAAAAAGGAGAATTATATCTGATGCCGGAAGAAAAACTCTCTTTTACTTCAACAGCTGCTCCTAAAGCTGCTTCTTATGAGTATGTGAGTGACCCTGCAAAACCGGTTCCTTATATAGAAGATGATAATTTTAATCTTTTTGTTGCAAAAAGTTCAATGACCGATGATCAGAGATTTGCTTCAAAAAGACCAGATGTACTTTCCTTTTCAACAGATGAGCTCACAGAAGATATTACAATGATGGGATCACTGGATGCGCTTTTAAAGTTTTCTACCAATCATACAGATGCTGATCTTATTGTAAAATTGATTGATGTATATCCTATGGACAGATGGCCGGAAGAAACAGATAAACCTAACGTAAAAATGAACGGTTATCAGGGATTGGTGAGAACAGGGTATATCAGAGGTAAATTCAGAGAAAGCTTTACTTCTCCTAAGCCTTTTGTACCTAATGCAATAACAGACGTAAATGTTCCTTTATTGGATGTTCACTATACTTTTAAAAAGGGACATAAAATTATGATTCAGATTCAAAGCAGTCTCTTTCCTTTATTCGACAGAAACCCTCAGGTGTATATGGACAATATATTCAAAGCTGAAGATAAAGATTTTGTTCAGTCTAACCATAAAATATATAGTGGCAGCCGCATCACTTTTAATAAACTTGAACAATAA
- a CDS encoding PLP-dependent aminotransferase family protein, producing the protein MKTLNKTLGNLENDAMGFLNEIQLNFPKALSLASGRPDETFFDLDKMNHYFEVYTNYVLAETNIAKEDLIRNLGQYNKSKGIINDIVAAYLKKQYKIQTAPENILLTVGTQESIILTLLGLINNDTDVIAVEDPAYIGLSDYAKIAGHSVQPIKMSQDNTGLCLNNLEEKVQEYQQIGKKIKIVYVIPDFQNPSGNSMSLEKRKSLLEMAEKYDFYIIEDNAYGDFMIEGEKYPTLKSIDDKKRVIYFHSLSKIIHPSLRMGILVADQIVENQIKLSDILAKIKGYTTVNTPSIPQCVFAGILIENQFDLEKYNEQKVKAIVAKRDELLRCLDKYFKHEKWSKDISWNIPKGGFFLSLKVPVEISREHVYECAENYGVIFTPMSFFYLGKGGENEIRLAYSYVAVEKIDTAINNLSKYLNKII; encoded by the coding sequence ATGAAAACTCTTAATAAAACACTGGGAAACCTGGAAAACGACGCAATGGGATTTCTTAATGAAATTCAACTTAATTTTCCCAAAGCATTATCCCTGGCCTCTGGAAGACCGGATGAAACGTTCTTCGATTTAGATAAGATGAACCACTATTTTGAAGTGTATACTAATTATGTCTTAGCAGAAACAAATATTGCGAAAGAAGATCTTATCAGGAATTTAGGCCAATACAATAAAAGCAAAGGAATTATTAATGATATTGTTGCTGCTTATCTGAAAAAACAATATAAAATTCAAACAGCACCGGAAAATATATTACTGACTGTAGGTACACAGGAAAGCATTATTCTGACCTTACTTGGCCTTATCAATAATGACACTGATGTAATTGCTGTTGAAGATCCGGCATATATTGGCCTTTCTGACTATGCAAAAATAGCTGGCCATAGTGTTCAACCCATCAAAATGTCACAGGACAACACCGGATTATGTTTAAATAATCTGGAAGAAAAAGTGCAGGAATATCAACAGATAGGCAAGAAAATTAAAATAGTATATGTTATTCCTGATTTTCAAAATCCATCAGGAAATAGCATGTCATTGGAAAAAAGAAAATCCCTGCTGGAAATGGCAGAAAAATATGACTTTTATATTATTGAAGATAATGCCTATGGTGATTTTATGATAGAAGGAGAAAAATATCCCACCTTAAAATCTATAGACGATAAAAAGAGAGTTATATACTTTCATTCCCTATCTAAAATCATACATCCCTCTCTCAGAATGGGAATTCTGGTAGCAGACCAGATTGTGGAAAATCAGATTAAACTTAGTGATATACTGGCTAAAATTAAAGGATACACAACTGTAAATACCCCATCAATTCCTCAATGTGTTTTTGCAGGAATTCTGATTGAAAATCAATTTGATCTTGAAAAATACAATGAACAGAAAGTAAAAGCTATCGTTGCCAAAAGAGATGAGCTTCTGCGATGTCTTGACAAATATTTTAAACATGAAAAATGGAGTAAAGATATTTCCTGGAATATTCCAAAAGGAGGTTTTTTTCTCAGTTTGAAGGTTCCTGTAGAAATATCGCGGGAGCATGTATATGAATGTGCTGAAAACTATGGTGTTATATTCACTCCTATGTCATTTTTCTACCTTGGGAAAGGAGGCGAAAATGAAATACGATTAGCTTACAGCTACGTAGCAGTTGAAAAAATTGATACTGCCATAAATAACTTATCAAAATACCTAAACAAAATAATTTAA
- a CDS encoding FAD-binding oxidoreductase has translation MISDKQNILSEIKKIVGEESVITDVSRMYAHSATINSDEVKYPIGIIIPKTAEEVSSIMKYCYYHDVKVSVRGGGTNVNGSAVSIGGDFILSTEKLNKILEISKIDRTATVETGVITEHINKEAAQYGLMFSQNISSSSQCFIGGNIATSAGSPYSLKYGTIKNAVINLEVVLPDGEIIWTGKNVTKNATGYNLTQLFIGSEGTLGIITKAVIKLEPVLLSSLIVVPFTHIEKLFEFADLFFESGFEALCMEFLDKKGCELVTGFLEGEGRFKPDIEGLLWIEFENHPKFDLEKFHQLISEYTPEDILYADENTGKERLWKYRKQIGEAAVSYSSFRDIDIVVPRSKSLLLYKTINSICLDFDFEFIVIGHIGDGNFHINIFNNKDKDWDQAIEGCLLQIYKAVNTYGGTISGEHGVGALNNRYLDIVMSEYQINVLKQIKNLFDPKNILNNTIIF, from the coding sequence ATGATAAGTGATAAACAAAACATTCTTTCAGAAATTAAAAAAATTGTCGGGGAAGAATCTGTTATTACAGATGTATCAAGAATGTATGCCCATTCTGCGACAATCAATTCTGATGAAGTAAAATATCCCATAGGAATCATAATTCCGAAAACCGCAGAAGAAGTCTCCAGCATCATGAAATATTGTTATTATCATGATGTCAAGGTTTCGGTAAGAGGTGGAGGTACGAACGTGAATGGGAGTGCCGTTTCTATTGGAGGGGATTTCATCCTATCTACAGAAAAATTAAATAAAATTTTGGAGATTAGTAAAATTGATAGAACCGCAACTGTAGAGACTGGGGTAATTACTGAACATATCAATAAGGAAGCGGCCCAATATGGTCTGATGTTCTCTCAGAATATCAGCAGTTCTTCACAATGTTTTATTGGAGGTAATATTGCAACGTCTGCCGGAAGCCCTTACTCCTTAAAATATGGAACAATAAAAAATGCGGTAATCAATCTGGAAGTTGTTTTACCAGATGGAGAGATAATATGGACCGGTAAAAATGTCACTAAAAATGCGACCGGCTATAATCTAACCCAGCTTTTTATTGGAAGTGAAGGAACACTGGGGATTATAACTAAAGCCGTAATTAAACTGGAACCCGTGCTTCTGTCTTCATTGATAGTAGTTCCTTTTACCCATATTGAAAAGCTGTTTGAATTTGCAGATTTATTTTTTGAAAGTGGTTTTGAAGCACTCTGTATGGAGTTTCTGGATAAAAAAGGATGCGAATTAGTGACGGGCTTTTTGGAAGGCGAAGGACGCTTTAAACCGGATATTGAAGGATTGTTATGGATAGAGTTTGAAAATCATCCAAAATTTGATTTGGAAAAATTTCACCAGCTTATTTCAGAATATACACCGGAGGATATTTTATATGCAGATGAAAATACAGGAAAAGAGAGGCTGTGGAAATACAGAAAACAAATTGGGGAAGCTGCTGTCAGTTATTCTTCATTCAGGGATATTGATATTGTGGTACCAAGGTCGAAATCCTTATTGCTTTATAAAACCATCAATAGCATCTGTTTAGATTTCGATTTTGAATTTATTGTTATAGGTCATATTGGAGATGGAAATTTTCATATCAATATTTTCAATAATAAAGATAAAGACTGGGATCAGGCTATTGAAGGCTGTTTGCTGCAGATTTACAAAGCCGTAAATACCTATGGAGGAACTATTTCAGGAGAGCATGGGGTAGGAGCACTTAACAACCGCTATCTGGATATTGTAATGTCTGAATATCAGATTAATGTATTAAAACAAATAAAAAATCTCTTTGATCCGAAGAATATACTTAATAATACTATAATTTTTTAA
- a CDS encoding thioesterase II family protein, with product MIHFSGGSVYSFRFLNDLLKNSFLLEPIELPGRGLRFHENLLYDREEAVKDLLDQIHKKRNHLPYIIYGHSLGAELGFLMTKELEKNGDAPQYLVVSGNPGPNLRDDDPLYNLSNPAFYQRLKELGGTADEILENKELLEVFEPILRADFEVIEKNRNNIPADKINTPVYALMGDGEKKSQHILNWKNYTEGSFDFQVLKGNHFFIYDHKEVLSDVLIECKLNTSNVVRN from the coding sequence ATGATCCATTTTTCTGGAGGAAGCGTTTATTCCTTCAGATTTTTAAATGATCTTTTAAAAAATTCCTTTTTATTAGAACCTATAGAACTGCCAGGCAGAGGTCTCAGGTTTCATGAAAATTTATTATATGACAGAGAAGAAGCTGTGAAAGACCTTCTTGATCAGATTCATAAAAAAAGAAATCATCTGCCCTATATTATTTATGGCCATAGTTTGGGGGCAGAATTGGGCTTTTTAATGACTAAAGAGTTAGAAAAAAATGGAGATGCACCACAATATCTGGTCGTTTCAGGAAACCCTGGGCCTAATTTAAGAGATGATGATCCGCTTTATAATCTCTCTAATCCTGCTTTTTATCAGCGATTGAAAGAATTGGGAGGAACCGCAGATGAAATATTGGAAAACAAAGAACTTCTGGAGGTATTTGAACCTATCTTGCGGGCTGATTTTGAGGTTATTGAGAAAAACAGGAATAATATTCCAGCCGATAAAATTAATACTCCCGTCTATGCACTGATGGGAGACGGAGAAAAGAAATCACAACACATTTTAAACTGGAAAAATTATACTGAAGGTTCTTTTGATTTTCAAGTACTGAAAGGAAACCACTTTTTTATTTATGACCATAAAGAAGTACTTTCAGATGTTTTAATTGAGTGTAAATTAAATACAAGCAATGTTGTAAGAAATTAA
- a CDS encoding cyclic peptide export ABC transporter produces the protein MLKITLKNILFLILFALPNTVLSFGILFIINQAISGNKDYQESYLGWCFLVIIIFTYLLNIIFQKKLNQHSYHILYENEKNIFKRILETRLLTLEKHGTQRFYTAIEDLRIFATLPEVITHTINSLLMLFLCLVYMFSLSLYAGVSILVLIVCIAIVYFIVVKTMNGKVAVLRKFNEHYYNYVNDVVKGFKNLKVNSALSQNLLSKNLFPNRDQAKELDYNINYVFLSINLISQYGLYLIIGAILFVLPRFNFLLKEEIISFVVILLFVTGPISNLINMQNIYTRFSVANKRINNFLKDFAEEKEEGRKEMLHHTDFESLSFKNVSFQYENIAEQSFALNNINLNIRKGEVIFIVGGNGSGKSTFINILTGLYDHKDGEIMLNDQKLSSKKMLQSLISPVFTDNYVFSHNYDHYQLENNMKYQSLLELMEMQKIVSNTTEESARRNFSKGQSKRMSLIFALLEERPVLVLDEWAADQDPHFRKYFYEVLVPKFKKDGKTIIAVTHDDAYFKQADRIIKFDYGQIINDIDVHAELNVSLF, from the coding sequence ATGCTAAAAATTACTTTAAAAAATATACTGTTTCTAATATTATTTGCGCTTCCCAATACCGTATTAAGCTTTGGAATTTTATTTATAATAAATCAGGCAATATCAGGTAATAAAGACTATCAGGAATCTTATTTAGGCTGGTGTTTTCTTGTTATTATAATTTTTACCTATCTGCTCAATATTATATTTCAGAAAAAACTGAATCAGCATTCTTATCATATTCTGTATGAAAATGAGAAGAATATTTTTAAAAGAATATTGGAAACAAGGCTTCTTACTTTGGAGAAACACGGAACCCAAAGGTTTTACACCGCAATAGAAGATCTCAGAATATTTGCAACACTGCCTGAAGTGATAACACATACAATTAATTCATTATTAATGTTATTCCTGTGTTTGGTGTACATGTTCAGTTTATCTTTGTATGCCGGTGTTAGCATCTTAGTATTGATCGTATGCATTGCAATAGTTTATTTTATTGTAGTAAAAACAATGAATGGAAAAGTGGCTGTGCTAAGGAAGTTCAACGAACATTATTATAACTATGTGAATGATGTTGTAAAAGGATTTAAAAATCTTAAGGTAAACTCTGCGCTTTCCCAAAATCTGCTTTCTAAAAACTTATTCCCTAACAGGGATCAGGCTAAGGAACTGGATTATAATATCAATTATGTCTTTCTATCCATTAATCTGATCAGTCAATATGGCTTGTACCTGATTATAGGAGCAATATTGTTTGTATTACCCAGGTTCAATTTCCTTTTAAAAGAAGAAATAATTTCCTTTGTGGTTATTTTGCTTTTTGTAACAGGGCCTATCAGTAATTTGATCAATATGCAGAATATATACACTAGATTTTCTGTAGCCAATAAGAGAATAAATAATTTCCTGAAAGATTTTGCAGAAGAAAAAGAGGAAGGTAGGAAAGAAATGTTACATCATACGGATTTTGAGTCCTTAAGCTTTAAAAATGTCTCGTTTCAATACGAAAATATAGCAGAACAGTCATTTGCTTTAAATAATATCAATTTAAATATCCGGAAAGGAGAAGTTATCTTCATTGTTGGAGGCAATGGAAGTGGAAAAAGCACCTTTATCAATATTCTTACAGGATTATATGATCATAAAGACGGAGAAATTATGCTGAATGACCAAAAACTGTCATCTAAAAAAATGCTGCAAAGCTTGATTTCACCTGTATTTACAGATAATTACGTTTTTTCGCACAATTATGACCATTATCAATTAGAAAACAATATGAAATACCAGTCTTTACTGGAACTCATGGAGATGCAAAAAATAGTAAGCAATACCACAGAAGAATCAGCAAGAAGGAATTTCTCAAAAGGACAGAGCAAAAGAATGTCCCTGATATTTGCATTGCTGGAAGAAAGACCTGTTTTGGTCCTGGATGAATGGGCGGCAGATCAGGATCCTCACTTCAGAAAATACTTTTACGAAGTACTCGTACCTAAATTTAAGAAAGATGGGAAGACGATAATTGCCGTAACCCATGATGATGCCTACTTTAAACAGGCAGATAGAATTATTAAATTTGATTACGGACAGATCATTAATGATATTGATGTACATGCTGAGCTGAACGTATCCCTATTTTAA